Proteins from a single region of Rana temporaria chromosome 5, aRanTem1.1, whole genome shotgun sequence:
- the LOC120940099 gene encoding putative nuclease HARBI1 produces the protein MDLGNYDQNVTSFVMMYYVWRKKSLTRKMSARGRRYWAHPMLLKRPSEGFFALQYADLRRYPPKFFNFTRMTIPTFDYLLEKLHPRLYRTNTDMRLAVPPEERLLITLRFLASGVSYTSLSHFFLLGISTISVIVHETCEAIWEELRSSAMPVPDATMWQEIATGFWKKTQFPNCVGALDGKHVRIQMPPGSGSQFFNYKKYFSLVLMAICDSNYKFIAVDIGAYGSNADARIFSSSVMGRRILEGHFNFPADQPLPSTVGPDLPHVLVADEAFGLSHHVLRPYARQNLTTPKKIFNYRLSRARRLIECTFGILSGKWRIFHSAIQLSVENAQLAIQACCVLHNVIREKEGISVEEEDEVDLPSVRFSGLRPNNSAITMRDNFTNFFMSPEGEVPWQYQYV, from the exons ATGGATTTGGGGAATTATGATCAGAATGTGACATCATTTGTCATGAtgtactatgtgtggagaaaaaaaagcttGACCAGGAAGATGTCTGCTAGGGGACGCAGGTACTGGGCACATCCCATGCTCCTCAAAAGGCCAAGTGAGGGTTTCTTTGCGCTGCAATATGCAGATTTGCGACGTTACCCtcctaaattttttaatttcactaGAATGACGATCCCAACGTTTGATTATTTACTTGAAAAGTTACATCCCAGACTATACCGTACAAACACAGACATGCGACTTGCTGTGCCTCCAGAGGAGCGACTTCTCATTACCCTCAG GTTTCTTGCATCTGGAGTGTCTTATACGTcactaagccatttttttttattgggaatatCGACCATATCAGTGATAGTGCATGAGACCTGCGAAGCAATATGGGAGGAGCTTCGTTCTTCTGCAATGCCGGTTCCTGATGCTACCATGTGGCAGGAAATTGCGACTggtttttggaaaaaaactcaATTCCCCAATTGTGTTGGAGCTCTGGATGGGAAACATGTCAGAATCCAGATGCCACCAGGATCTGGCTCGCAATTtttcaattataaaaaatatttttcactaGTGCTAATGGCAATTTGCGACAGTAACTACAAATTTATTGCCGTTGATATAGGAGCCTATGGATCGAATGCCGACGCAAGAATATTTTCATCATCAGTAATGGGGAGAAGAATACTGGAGGGACACTTTAATTTCCCAGCAGATCAACCACTACCATCAACTGTAGGACCAGATTTGCCACATGTTCTAGTTGCTGATGAGGCATTTGGACTTTCTCATCATGTTTTAAGGCCTTATGCCAGGCAGAATTTAACGACCCCAAAGAAAATTTTCAACTACCGCTTGAGTCGTGCAAGGCGCCTTATTGAATGCACCTTTGGCATTTTGAGCGGCAAATGGCGCATATTTCATAGCGCTATACAACTTAGCGTGGAGAATGCCCAACTGGCAATCCAAgcctgctgtgtcctccacaaTGTCATCCGCGAGAAGGAAGGGATTTCTgttgaggaagaggacgaggtagACCTACCATCTGTGCGCTTTTCCGGACTGCGACCCAACAATTCAGCTATTACCATGCGTGACAATTTTACTAATTTTTTTATGTCCCCAGAAGGAGAGGTTCCGTGGCAGTATCAATATGTGTAA
- the LOC120941071 gene encoding uncharacterized protein LOC120941071, which translates to MSRSGAGASKYKKGAFFEMLDFLRNVMSLRSTATNISETEEETDTEFSQPDPMGETGVTESEAAEDATRAARPIPPTTSVPIRSVGSTVRKRPQKNKLDNAMLSFMEEMKARRPDSNDPFLDPNNEDALFLRSQYHLLQKMNPDRKLDMRLAIGQYIGTCLKASMSGDPVPQVISPSQRQFYPDHPPPAPYTHRFQPSPIPHHYRAPASTAQNFPVPPQAPNYDPSPSQGTSRSDSSLFPTPYYQDL; encoded by the exons ATGTCCCGCAGTGGAGCTGGAGCCTCCAAGTACAAAAAGGGTGCATTTTTTGAAATGCTGGATTTCCTGCGTAACGTGATGAGCCTAAGAAG TACAGCCACTAACATCAGTGAAACGGAGGAGGAAACAGATACTGAATTTTCGCAGCCAGATCCCATGGGAGAAACAGGAGTCACAGAAAGTGAGGCAGCTGAAGATGCCACTAGAGCTGCAAGACCGATTCCACCAACCACAAGTGTGCCT ATTCGTTCAGTTGGTTCAACTGTGAGAAAGCgtccacaaaaaaacaaattagaTAACGCCATGCTGAGCTTCATGGAGGAGATGAAAGCAAGAAGACCTGACTCCAACGATCCTTTTTTGGACCCTAACAACGAGGACGCGTTATTCCTAAGAAGCCAGTACCACCTGCTACAAAAAATGAATCCGGATCGAAAACTTGATATGCGCCTGGCAATTGGCCAGTATATCGGTACTTGTCTGAAGGCTTCTATGTCAGGAGACCCTGTGCCCCAAGTTATCTCCCCTTCCCAACGCCAATTCTACCCCGATCACCCACCACCAGCTCCCTACACTCACCGATTCCAACCCAGCCCTATACCCCATCATTACCGTGCCCCTGCCTCCACTGCCCAAAATTTTCCAGTCCCACCCCAGGCACCCAACTATGATCCCTCTCCTTCCCAGGGGACTTCACGATCTGATTCCTCCCTTTTCCCCACCCCTTATTATCAAGatctataa